TTATTTGTAAAAAAAGAAGGAGCTTGATAATCCTTATTTGCAAGAATTAATTTATCTTCTATTATAGAAGATGATGACGTTTTGACAATGCCAATGTCAGTACAGTAGGGACAAGACGAAATATTAGGGATATAAAATGGACCAATAACTGAAAAATCATTAAGATATCCAACATTTATAAATGGAACAGAGTGTCCAATACAAAATTCATTAACTAATGGTAAACAATAATCATCGTCTGCTGATAATACTATTAAAGATGGTTTAATCTTTGAATTACACAAAATACTTTTTAATAACTTTGTTGAAACTTTTTGTTTATATTTCTGAGCTTCAATAATTTTATTTAACGATTTTACTCTTTTTTCAGCTACATCTACTTTATGAGTCCCTATAGAATCATAGTCAAATAAAAATTGTCTATTCAAGTTAGATTCCTCTATTTTGTCTTCATCTATAAAAGTTATAAATCCTAATCCCAAAGTAGAAAGAGCATAAGTCATAAAATTCCCAATACCACCACATCCAACGATAATAATATGCTTTTTTTCTAAATTAAAATTTTTTGGCTGTTTCAGTAAAAGATCTAAAAAATATTTATTTTTGAGATAAATATCATTTTGAAGATGTGCATTTGTATAAAAAGGAATTAATATATTATCTAAGGATAACTTAATAGTTGTACAATTAATATTATTTTCAGTTGCAAATGTTAATAGTTCTTCATATGTTTTTTGGTCTTGTGCAAAGATCGCAATAT
This DNA window, taken from Borrelia coriaceae, encodes the following:
- a CDS encoding ThiF family adenylyltransferase — translated: MTYIKNPTSFFNKSTSGNLVNLGQFQIEVDDSLFEHLLDIAIFAQDQKTYEELLTFATENNINCTTIKLSLDNILIPFYTNAHLQNDIYLKNKYFLDLLLKQPKNFNLEKKHIIIVGCGGIGNFMTYALSTLGLGFITFIDEDKIEESNLNRQFLFDYDSIGTHKVDVAEKRVKSLNKIIEAQKYKQKVSTKLLKSILCNSKIKPSLIVLSADDDYCLPLVNEFCIGHSVPFINVGYLNDFSVIGPFYIPNISSCPYCTDIGIVKTSSSSIIEDKLILANKDYQAPSFFTNNAIASSMAIIDIILYFGGEYESINSLNRRIGISNHDFSFHFIDIKRNEFCNCNRNL